TTGTATTGCTTCGATAAGCGATCGCACTTGTTCAGTGCCTTCAGATGGTTCAAAAGATAAGGGGAATTTACCTTTGGCGATCATTCTTAATCCCAGAGGTGCAAGACTGAGTAATCCTCTAAGATCACGAAAATAATTGCCAACTACTTGTAAACCAAATTGGCGTTCATCAATCCAACCCCCTTCTTTTACCAACTCGACTAAAACTTTACGGTGACGAATGGAACGGGTATCAGCTTTTTGTTTGTGTGTGAGAATTTCTTGTTTAATTTTGGTGATTTGTTCTAGGGGTGCGACTTCCATTGGACAAACTGAATCGCAATATAAACAACGAGTACAACCCCACACTCCTTTAGTACCTTCGTTGTAATTTTCTAAGCGATTTTCTGTGGTGCTATCACGAGAATCCGCAACCATACGATAGGCTTTAGCTAAAGCATGGGGGCCAACAAAATCGGGATTAACTTCACGGGCATTGCATTCAGAATAACAAGCACCGCACATGATACAGTTACCAGTTTGATCAAGGAGCGATCGCTCTTGGGGTGTTTGTAAAAATTCTCGTTCTGGGATTTGTCGTGCTGCTGTACTTATATATGGAGCAACTGCCTCCAAATTATCCCAAAAACTGCTCATATCTACTACTAAATCTTTAATCACAGGCATATTACCCAAAGGTGCAACCGTGATTTCTAAATGAGGATTTGCGGTATTTGTCAACGATTGTATTTGTTGTAATCTCGCAACTTCGCTGCCAACGTTTTCTTTGCAAGCTAAAGCTGAACGCCCATTGATTCGCATCGCACAGCTGCCACAAATGGTATTGCGACAATTTTTGCGAAATGCTAATGTGCCATCCTGCTCCCATTTAATTCGATTTAAACAGTCAAGGATTGTATTACCAGGGTCTACCTCTAGAGGGTAAGTTTGCACAACAGGCACAGAATTTTGTTGCTGCCGAATAATCTTAAAAATAACTTCCATTGCTACCAACCAAAGTCTTAAAATTGCGTTACCAGCCTCAAAAATTATAAGTAAAGGCTAGTAGGTGCGAAAATTGAGCTATACTCTTGTTGCTCTTAATTCAAGGCCTAGTGTTAAAAGGCTGATGAGTAAAGAGCCACTGATTCTAGTTTAAGGATAACCATTAAAATTTTAGTTGTATTAGCACCATGTCCGAGATTTATGTTAAGCTCTAAGCCCTACTCCCAAATAGGCGATCGTCGCTTGTTGTTCACCTTACCTGTTTAAGAGTTAAAAACAAAAGATTTTTTTGGGAGATTAACTCAAGTTAATTATCTATATAACGAAAATATTCCCATTTAATACACTTCATCTGCTTAATACATCTTTATATCAACAAAGCTCATAGCTCAAATCTACTTATTGCAGAAATCAGGGAAATAATCACCAAAGGTTGATTTTTTGGTGATAGGGAAGTGTTAAAGCTGATAATAAACATCCGAATTGGGTTAATCAAGCACTTGACAGATGTACAAGATATTTATTCTTCCCAAAGACAGACACTCAAAATACTTGACTGTTGTTTGTCTCGTGAGAATAAACCAGGAGGTTTAAGCTCTCTGTATTTTTGTCTCTTCTCAATCTCTAACATCAAAGAATGGCAGCCACTCAAAACTGCGGATCTAAATTTAGATGAATTTTTCTAAAAGTGAGGCAGCAATACGTATGATAGCTAATAAACTCGTCTAAAAATCCTGACTGCTTGTTACCTCGTTAAGCTAAATGATTTAGATAAAAGTTTGTCTGTAAATTAAATTCAAACTTAAACAATTATTTTGCTATTATTAGTCCATGCTAGTATTTAATATAAAATTACGAAGCAACAAAACCAGTCTTAATCGTCGTATAAGCGCGATGACCACTACTTTGTTTTTTCGTAACATAGAGACATAAAATTTTCTGTCTCTATATCTGGGACAAAAGGTGTATGTCCAAGAGAGCATATTCAAATACTATGCTGTCTTAAGCTTAAGAGGAAGAACGGTTAAAACCTACAAATCAAGAGCAATAAAGGCAAGCACTGAAAGTGGAAAACCTGCAATTTATTGGGTCTACTTCTGATTGAGAGTAGAAACAACCTCGTTTGTAAAGGTGGCTTAAAGTTACACCGCTACAGTAGCGCCAAAAGAGAAAATCATTTAGTTTTCAATGGCGAATCATGGTTAAAAGTGCCGTAAAATCACCAAAATAAATGCCTGTGACAACCTTAACCTTTAATCAGTTGCAGGTAAGTATCATAATAGGCGCTTGTGGCTCCTCTATTAGTAGCAATTTAACCCTTCCCAAAAATTTTGAGTATCTTTTTACGGATACTCAAAAGTTAAATACTGGCATTAGACTACATAGTTTATCAGTTTGGAGAGAGTAAGGATAATTTGAGCGTAATGACAGAAACTGCAACTGCACCATTAACTGGAAAAGCACTGCTTGCTAAGGTAAAAGAACTTTCTAATTTACCCAGAAGAGAAAGAGCAAAGCAGTGTGGCTATTACACTGTTACTAAGAATAATCAGGTGCGCGTCAATCTGACTGATTTTTATGACGCTTTGCTATCGGCTAGAGGAATTCCTTTAAGTCCAGAAGCACCTAAAGATGGCCGCGGCCGCGAACCGACATATCGGGTTAGCGTTCATCAAAATGGTCAAATTGTCATTGGTGCAACTTACACTAAGGCAATGGGTTTAAAGCCTGGAGATGAATTTGAAATTAGATTGGGATACAAGCATATTCACCTAATTCAACTAGGTGAAAGTGATAAGAAAGGCATCTCCCCAGAGGATATGGATGAGGTAGATGAAGACTTAGACGAGGAAGAGTAAATTGGTCGATGGTAGGGAAAAGTGACAGCCAAATTTTAGGACTACATATCCCTACTATTACAGCCAATAACTCTGTTTAAGAATTCTGTACTAATAAAACGATACGATTAGACATGTTGCTCAAGCCACAAATTTTAGTAGAGTCTTGAAGATAAACCAATAAGTCTATCGTGTTTTTTTTATTTGTTTTAGCAAATTTTTTTCAGCCATCAGTCAACACCCTACTGTCATTTCTAGAAAATGCCTCAGTACCAGTTGTTTTGATGGCATTTTTTATCAGTTGGGTAGTATGTTGGTTGCCATTAGCAGTCATATCTGCTGTTTACGTGGGTTGGCGACCAACAAAACCTTTGCAGCCAGAGCAAAAGTTACCTCTCATAGTGACACTTTATTTATTAGCTCCCTTGGTGCTTTGGGGCGTAGTTTTGCTATGTAAAAAGTCTTTTGCTGATTATGGGTTAATCATAAATACTTCCCTGCTGGGTGGCTTAGGAATAGGTTTTGGGTTGGGATTACTCAGCCTAGGTGTGATGTTCGCTGTACAGTTTTGCCTGGGTTGGTGTGATTTTGAAAAGTCTAATATTAAGTTATTACCAGCTATCTTGCTACCGATTTTCTTAGTAGCGTTATTGGTAGGTGGTATTGAAGAATTAGTTTTTCGCGGTTTTTTGTTCACTGAATTAGAGCGAGATTATTCAGTTGGGATAGCAGCAGCAGTTTCTAGTTCTATTTTTGCGCTGCTGCATTTAGTTTGGGAACAGCAGGAAACTTTACCACAAGTACCTGGACTGTGGCTGATGGGAATGATGTTAGTGATGGCGAGAATAGCAGATAAAGGCAGTTTGGGTATAGCTTGGGGATTACATACAGCTTTGGTATGGGCGATCGCTACTATAGATACAGCCCAACTCATAACTTACACAGGTAAAGTATCAGAGTGGTGGACTGGTAAGTACAAAAAACCCCTGGCTGGGTTAGCAGGGATTTTTTGCGTTCTGGGAACTAGCTTGATTCTTTGGTTGATATCTAGGAATTTAGGAAATTGAGTAGAGAAAAGGAGTCATGGCAAAAGAAACTCAGCAACTCTTTTAAACGCAGAGTGACGCTGATGTTAGCGCCAAGTAACGCAGAGTGTTTGCAACGCTAATTTGCTACGAATTAATGAAATGGTATGCTCAGTGGTTTTTTAATATCGAAAAATGCGATCGCACCCCTAATTCTACCAGTGCGATCGCTTTCATTTTGCTCTACCCTAATTAAACAAGTGCAGCTGGGCAATAATAGTACTCACCAAATGATGAGTAATGGGTAGACTATCAATCACCATCGCCAAACATAACAGCATCATGTAGGAGATGGAGTAGAGAAACACATCTTTGGCTACAGTGCGGTCTTCTGGCTGTTGCAATAAACACCAAGATTTGCGGATAAATAATCCACCTAAACCAGATGCGATCGCCGCATAGATAATACCACTGGCATGTAAGGGATAGAACAATAACAGGGTGGCGACGACTGTAATGAGGGTATAATACCAAATTTGCTTGACTGTGGCTGTCGCACCCGCAATCACGGGAAGCATGGGAATACCTACCTTGGCGTAGTCATCACGAATCATCAACGCCAGCGCCCAGAAATGGGGCGGTGTCCATAAAAAGACAATGGCAAAAATTAACCACGCAGGCCAGCTTAAGGTATTTGTCACAGCTGCCCAACCAACCAACGCCGGAATTGCCCCAGCCGCACCACCAATCACAATATTCTGAGTGGTGTGACGCTTGAGCCAGTGGGTGTAAATCAGTATGTAAAAAACGATGCCAGAAAATGCGAGACAAGCTGCCAATAAATTAGCAAACACTGTTAGTAGGGTAAAAGAAAGTACAGCCAAAGCGATCGCAAAAATTAGCGCATCCCTTGGCTGTACTCTGCCAGAAGGCATAGGACGATGGCGCGTCCGTTCCATGTCGTAATCAATATCTCTGTCATAGATACAGTTGATTGTCTGAGCGCTGGCCGCAGCCAGTGTACCACCAGTCAGAGTGACTAACAACAGTAATGGGTCTACTTGTCCCTTAGCTGCAACCCACATACTCCCAGCCGTAGTAATCAAAAGCAAGGGAATAATTCGAGGTTTAGTTAGTTGGTAATAGCTTTGAATTACCTGGAGGAAAGTTTCGTGGTGGCGAGAGACATTAGTCTCAATCATCTTGGTTCTATTTCCTTAATTGTCAACAATGTGTGTCTAGTCTTAGCTCTGTCTGATTGTGGAGAGTGATCCGCCCAGAATGCCTTTGCTGGGGTGATAATCTTGAACCTTGCCGTTTCTGAATTTGAAGCGTCAGTGGCTAGTGTTTGAGAAACTCAGGCAGAGGTGAAGATAGGAAGACTTTCACCAGTTCTATGCGGTGAATTACTCATGACTAATGGCTAATGTCTTATCACCATTAGTCATCAGTCATCGTAGCGATCGCATCAGTTTGGCCACAAACCAGGATTTTTTAAGGATTCGAGCTTTTAGCTGGGGTATGCAAAGAATTTGTCGCCAAACCTACAGACAAACTGTTGATTTCACGATTAGCAGCCCAGTCACGCAATGCGAGAACCGTAAACCCGACCAAAGTACCAAGCAAAGCCGCACCGATAGCTTGGTGGGAGACAGTTAGCGGCTCGACTTGCAGATGCAAACGAAAAGTAGCAACGCCTAACAAAATTTGTAAGACCAATAAACCACCAGCCATATTTGCTAGTCGCCGCAAAGCTGGATGGAGGGCTGGTGTGCGCCAAGAAATTAAAACTACGGCTAGGGTTGCTACTGTTGGTGGTACTAACCCAAAAATATGGCTGTACATCACGCTGCAAAGTTCAGACGTACCAAAGCATTGGTGTAACGCCCAGCGAGAACCGACTATAGCGCCTATTAAACTCTGCACATAAACCAACATAGCCGCAGCTAAACCAATCCAGGGTAGCTTGCCTACATTCCCAGTTCCCTGATAGGGAGCCAGAGCCGTACCGACTACTAGTAGGGTGGTGAAAAATAACAGTGCTGTTCCCAAGTGGGCGGTAACGATGTCAAACCGCAGCAGTTCAGTAACGGTGAGTCCTCCCAAAATGCCTTGAAACACGATTAAAAACAGAGCAAAGCTTGCAGCCCAAGGCAACCAGACAGGCAAAGAGCGACGGTGCCACCAAGATAAACCAGCCAGTGCGATCGCGCTCACACCAATCAAGCTTGCATCCAAGCGGTGAAACCACTCCAAAAATACTTGGAGATTCATTTGTTTGGCTGGTACTAGTTCCCCGTAGCATAGCGGCCAGTCTGGGCAAGCAAGTCCGGCATTCATTACACGGGTGGCAGAGCCAATAGCCATTAAAATCAAGGTGGCTATAGACATTCTCCACACCAAGCGACGAATCATTTCCTTCGGCTTTTGTTGCTCAACTGCCGCATCATTTTGTTGTTTTAGGACAAATTCGTTCATGAACGATTCCTTCTGCCGATCTTGGTAGTAGCTCTCTTAAAATTTCTAATTTTTTCGTACCAACCCATTTCCACCCTAGCGTATACAGCCAAGTTTAGAGATGGGCTTTCACTTATTACTTTGAATCACTTCTGATGGTTTTAGTCTGAAGCTTTAGGTATTTTTCAAGTTGTGAGCAATAAGCAGTTGACAAACAATTTTCCTAACCTAAATTTTTTCTTAAATTTTTCCAGTTATCCCTATTTATCCTTGTCAGTATCTAATAAATCTCTTTTACTCAGAAATAGTAAAGTGGCTGAAAAAATTAATAAAAATTTCAGACCATTTGGCTTTATGTTTAATAGCCTAGACTACCTTAGTAAGTGGGCAGGTTTGAAAAAACGTAATCAATTAATTTAAGTAAGCCGTGAAAATTCCAAGTTCAATCTGGACATTACTGATTGGCATCGTACTAACGTTAGCCAGTCTTTGGTACGGTCAAAATCACGGTCTGTTGCCTACAGCAGCCTCTGATGAAGCCGTCTTAGTTGATGGTTTATTTAACTCGATGATGACCGTTTCTGTAGGTATATTTTTGATTGTTGAAGGTGTTTTAATCTACTCTGTATTTAAATACCGTCGGCGTGCTGGTGACAATGAAGACGGGCCACCAGTAGAAGGCAATGTACCTCTAGAAATCCTCTGGACGGCGATCCCAGCAATTATTGTGATCGGTATTTCTGTTTATAGCTTTGATGTGTATAACGAAATCGGTGGCTTCGATCCCCACGCTGTTCACGAAGCGCCTATAAATCAAAGTTCGATGAATATGCCCGGAGCCGCGTTCGCGCAGCGTGCGGGAACCGCTCTCGCAGCTACTTTGACAGATACTCCTCCTAGCACTGCTCCGAACCTGAATCAAGAAAAATCTGATGAGGCGATGCAAGACCCAGCCACAGCTGCTGTACGGAATGCTGATCAGATTCCCCAACTTCGTAATGCTCCTGGTGTAGGTAGTGTGGCTCCTACTCTTGGCTCCAGCCCCGACAAAGCAGGCCAGCCAGCCAGTTTAGCGGTTAATGTTACAGGTCTGCAATATGCCTGGATTTTTACTTATCCAGAAACAGGCATAACCACAGGTGAACTGCATGTTCCCATCGGGCGAGAAGTGCAAATCAATATGACAGCTAATGATGTCATCCACGCCTTTTGGGTGCCAGAATTCCGCTTAAAACAAGATGCGATACCCGGTAGACAGAGCGAAATTCGCTTCACTCCCAACAAAGTTGGTGATTATGCTCTAATTTGTGCTGAACTTTGCGGCCCCTACCACGGCGCGATGCGAAGCCAAGTGGTTGTGGAAAGTCAAGAAAATTTTGACAAATGGATGCAAAAGCAGCTGGTTGCTAGTCATGAAACCTTGAATCAAGCCGTTGCTGTTAATCCAGCCAACCTCACCCCAGATGAATTTCTCGCGCCTTACACCAAGGAAATGGGAATTCAGCCAGAAATTTTACATCAAGTTCACAAGTAGTCCAAAGTCAATAGTCCACAGTCAATAGCCCAGAGGAAAACCATCAGACCATTGACCATTGACCATTGACCCTTGACCATTGACCATTAACTATGACACAAGCCCAAATACAAGAAACAGCCAATTTTCCGGTGCGGATTGATGAACCGGGAGCGAGAAAATGGCGAGATTACTTTACTTTCAACACTGACCATAAAGTGATCGGGATTCAATATCTCGTCACTTCCTTCATTTTTTATTGCATTGGCGGTGTTCTCGCTGACTTGGTGCGAACAGAACTACGCACTCCCGAAGTAGATTTTGTCAGCCCAGAAGTTTATAACAGCCTGTTTACCCTGCACGCCACAATCATGATTTTCTTGTGGATTGTACCAGCAGGTGCCGGGTTTGCCAACTATTTGATTCCCCTGATGATTGGGGCTAAGGATATGGCATTCCCTAGATTGAATGCTGTGGCTTTTTGGATGATTCCTGTTGGGGGTTTATTGCTGGTTGCTAGTTTAGCTGTAGGCGATGCGCCAGATGCCGGTTGGACTTCCTATCCACCCCTCAGCTTGGTGACAGGCCAAGTAGGTGAAGGGATTTGGATTATGAGTGTGCTGTTGCTGGGTACGTCGTCGATTTTGGGGGCGATAAATTTTCTTGTCACCTTAATCAAGATGCGGACTCCAGGAATGGGAGTACATCAAATGCCCTTGTTTTGTTGGGCGATGTTTGCTACTTCGGCATTAGTTTTGATGTCCACACCAGTCTTAGCCGCAGGTTTGATTTTGCTGGCCTTTGACTTATTGGCAGGGACAACATTTTTTAATCCGACTGGTGGCGGTGATCCCGTGGTTTACCAGCACATGTTCTGGTTTTACTCCCATCCGGCAGTTTATATCATGATTTTGCCGTTCTTTGGGGCAATTTCCGAGATTATTCCCATACATTCTCGTAAACCAATTTTCGGCTATAAAGCGATCGCCTACTCGTCCCTAGCAATTAGCTTTTTGGGGTTGATAGTTTGGGCGCACCACATGTTTACCAGTGGCATTCCCGGTTGGTTGCGGATGTTCTTTATGATCACCACGATGATCATTGCTGTACCCACAGGGATCAAAATTTTCAGCTGGTTAGCCACGATGTGGGGTGGCAAAATCCAACTCAACTCAGCCATGCTATTTGCCATTGGTTTTGTTGGCACCTTTGTAATTGGTGGCATTAGTGGTGTAATGTTAGCGGCTGTACCTTTTGATATTCACGTTCACGATACTTATTTTGTCGTGGCTCACCTCCACTATGTGTTGTTTGGTGGAAGCGTGTTGGGGATTTTTGCCGCTATTTATCACTGGTTCCCGAAGATGACGGGACGGATGTTCAACGAATTTTGGGGTAAGGTTCACTTTGCACTGACAATTGTAGGTCTGAATATGACCTTCTTACCCATGCACAAGCTAGGGATGATGGGGATGAACCGCCGCGTCGCTCAGTATGACCCCAAATTTACCCTGCTGAATGAAATCTGCACCTATGGCGCTTACATACTTGCTGTTTCCACCTTTCCCTTCATCATCAATGCAATTTGGAGTTGGATGTACGGTGAAAAAGCAGGTAACAATCCTTGGCGAGCGCTGACCTTAGAGTGGATGACAACCTCGCCACCAGCAATTGAAAATTTTGATGGATTCCCCGTATTAGCTACAGGGCCTTATGACTACGGCTTAGAAAGAGCTAATGAAGGTGTGCCGTTATCAGATCCCAATCCCTTGTTATCGGCTGGCCCCAACTCGGTACTACGTGCTGATCCTGATGAGCCATATCCCACCATCGAGTCTGACCTGGAACAACGTGTTTCGGGTAATAAAGATTAAGGATGGAATAGGAGCTAGAGATTTAGCATTCTCGCTGTCAAAATTCTCTAGCTCTTAGCCATACTGCATTTTTCATACTTCATACTTCACACTTCACACTTAATAAGATTCATGCAAAGTCAAACCATTGACCCAGCTAAAACCGAATTAAATCATCATCATAGTACAGCCACAGTTGGTCATCACGAAGAACATCCAGACCATCGCTTGTTTGGTTTGTTTGTTTTCTTAGTGGCTGAAGGGATGATTTTTTTGGGCTTGTTTGGAGCCTATCTAGCTTTTCGTTCGACTTTACCTGTGTGGCCTCCCGCTGGCACACCAGAATTGGAATTATTACTTCCTGGAGTTAATACTGTCAATCTGATTGCCAGCAGTTTTGTGATGCACAATGCTGATACGGCAATTAAAAAGAATGATGCACGAGGTGCGCGGATTTGGTTAGCGATTACCGCCGCAATGGGGGCAATTTTCTTGGTGGGGCAGGTATATGAATATACTCATCTTGAATTTGGTTTAACTACCAATTTATTTGCTAGTGCCTTCTACGTTTTAACTGGTTTCCACGGATTGCACGTTACCATTGGCGTTTTAGCAATTGTAGCGGTATTGTGGCGATCGCGCGTTCCTGGTCATTATAGTAACGAAAAGCATTTCGGTATTGAAGCTGCCGAAATCTACTGGCACTTTGTAGACGTAATTTGGATAATTCTGTTCGGATTACTGTATTTACTGTAGGTATTAATGATTAAGTTGTTCACTCCACGCGAATAACTTAAAACTGAACCCCCACAAGGGGTTTTTTTTATACCCAAAAAGGTGCAATATTCACTGCACCTTTTCAATCTTAACTACCTATTGCTATTTGTTCGGCGCTCTGCTCTCCTAAATGGAGAAAGAGATACTCAATCAAAAATTGTTTTGTATTACCTACTTGCATTATCATCTGCGCTGCGTTTAACGGTATCAGGATAGACTGAACCCCATTGTTTGACAGCTTCTGCTGATTCTTTAGCAATTCTTTGAGTACGTTTACCAGGCTCATCTTCAGTTTGACGAGCTTCTCTGTTCCATTCACCAGTAGTTTTAGGTCTATCAGCTTTATCTTGATGTACCACTCTATCAAGTTCTCTCGTTACAGCTTTGGTGTTACCACGCTCAATATTAGCGTTTGTTGTTAGTACTAAAAATCCTACTAGTACTACAGCGACAAACCGCTTTACTTGAAGACCATTCAGCAGAGAACTGATGCGAGAAAATGCTTGAGAAATCAAATTTATCATGGACTTCACTCCATTATTTTTACGTTTTTAGAACTAATTGGTTAGCTTTAAGTACAGGTTAGGAATGAAATTTAGCAAAAACTAACCTATTTGGGAACCAATCAGCTTTATTGAAAGACATATCAAGACTATCTGTTACAAAGGTAAATATTCCTCTAGCAGAAGTCAGAGCTTGCTTATAGCCAAGAGTGCATATTTAATCTTGTACAGTCTGAAATTTGAATTACTTTATTTAGAAAACATCTATCTTAAGTGCGATCGCTCTCAAATAAAGTAAACTTCTATTCAGGACAATTCCACAGTGCAACTTGCTGTCTAAGTTCTTCTATATCTAAATAATCATGAGCAAAGGCTTTGCGTAATAACGGATGGGGAATAAATTCGTCATACTTTTGCATTTCTGGCGCTTCGGCTGTACTCACTAAATCTCCTGCGGAAATTCTTTGCTCACATAATGAAGCAATTTCTGGTTGCAGATTTTTAAACTTACCTTTGCCTAATTTCAAAATTAAATAATAAGGGTTAATTCCCCCAATACTACTAATTTCTAAAGATTCTCGACAAAAAGAATTGAGCAATCTTTCTAAGGTGCGATAAGTTACCGTTCCCACCCAAGGGAAAATACAGCATTTATTTTTATCTATTTGCAATATCTGAGATTTTGCTAATCCAGCAGATTGGACTAATTCTCTGACTATTTTTAGACGTTGTTTAGCATTTTTTTGTAAATAACTATATTCCACATCTTCGAGTAAAACCTGCCGCATTCGCCGTAAAACTTTTGTATGAATACTACCGCCACTACCACGCCAATAAACGGTAGCTTTACCATCTACTTGTTTGGCTAAAACCACTTTCCTTTTAAAATCAACTTCTAAAACTTCCCAAGTTCGTCCGGCTAAACCAAATTGATTACCTACAGGTGGCGGTGTCACAATACTGCCAATTTCTGTAGTTCCTTGCTTGACTACATATTCTTGATTATCAGCAAATACAGCATAGAACTGAAATCTACCTACTATTTTTTCGCCAGCCAAGCCGATAATTAATTTGCCTTGCTCAGTTTTATGAATATGATTTATATCAATTAAATAACGTAGTAATAGTTTAAAATCTTCTTGAGTAATCGCCGCAAAAGGTGGAAATTTTAAAACTTGTTTTGCTAAATTAGCTGGAGATATTTCCCCTGTTGCTAATAAAATACTCATTGTCTGATGATAAAGCAAACTCAAAGGGTATTTAGGCGGCTTTATCGGCTCAATCCAGCGTTCTTCTAAATACAGTTGAATAATGGCGATACACTGCAAAAGTTGCCAGGGGATTTTCTCAGGAAGATATGCTTCTTGTGATGGTTCATATTCAACACAGACAAAACGCATATCTGCTGCTACACCTCTTCTACCAGCACGTCCTAAACGTTGT
This window of the Nostoc sp. HK-01 genome carries:
- a CDS encoding abortive infection protein; its protein translation is MFFLFVLANFFQPSVNTLLSFLENASVPVVLMAFFISWVVCWLPLAVISAVYVGWRPTKPLQPEQKLPLIVTLYLLAPLVLWGVVLLCKKSFADYGLIINTSLLGGLGIGFGLGLLSLGVMFAVQFCLGWCDFEKSNIKLLPAILLPIFLVALLVGGIEELVFRGFLFTELERDYSVGIAAAVSSSIFALLHLVWEQQETLPQVPGLWLMGMMLVMARIADKGSLGIAWGLHTALVWAIATIDTAQLITYTGKVSEWWTGKYKKPLAGLAGIFCVLGTSLILWLISRNLGN
- a CDS encoding cytochrome c oxidase subunit III, which produces MQSQTIDPAKTELNHHHSTATVGHHEEHPDHRLFGLFVFLVAEGMIFLGLFGAYLAFRSTLPVWPPAGTPELELLLPGVNTVNLIASSFVMHNADTAIKKNDARGARIWLAITAAMGAIFLVGQVYEYTHLEFGLTTNLFASAFYVLTGFHGLHVTIGVLAIVAVLWRSRVPGHYSNEKHFGIEAAEIYWHFVDVIWIILFGLLYLL
- a CDS encoding cytochrome c oxidase subunit I, which encodes MTQAQIQETANFPVRIDEPGARKWRDYFTFNTDHKVIGIQYLVTSFIFYCIGGVLADLVRTELRTPEVDFVSPEVYNSLFTLHATIMIFLWIVPAGAGFANYLIPLMIGAKDMAFPRLNAVAFWMIPVGGLLLVASLAVGDAPDAGWTSYPPLSLVTGQVGEGIWIMSVLLLGTSSILGAINFLVTLIKMRTPGMGVHQMPLFCWAMFATSALVLMSTPVLAAGLILLAFDLLAGTTFFNPTGGGDPVVYQHMFWFYSHPAVYIMILPFFGAISEIIPIHSRKPIFGYKAIAYSSLAISFLGLIVWAHHMFTSGIPGWLRMFFMITTMIIAVPTGIKIFSWLATMWGGKIQLNSAMLFAIGFVGTFVIGGISGVMLAAVPFDIHVHDTYFVVAHLHYVLFGGSVLGIFAAIYHWFPKMTGRMFNEFWGKVHFALTIVGLNMTFLPMHKLGMMGMNRRVAQYDPKFTLLNEICTYGAYILAVSTFPFIINAIWSWMYGEKAGNNPWRALTLEWMTTSPPAIENFDGFPVLATGPYDYGLERANEGVPLSDPNPLLSAGPNSVLRADPDEPYPTIESDLEQRVSGNKD
- a CDS encoding transcriptional regulator AbrB; its protein translation is MTETATAPLTGKALLAKVKELSNLPRRERAKQCGYYTVTKNNQVRVNLTDFYDALLSARGIPLSPEAPKDGRGREPTYRVSVHQNGQIVIGATYTKAMGLKPGDEFEIRLGYKHIHLIQLGESDKKGISPEDMDEVDEDLDEEE
- a CDS encoding succinate dehydrogenase and fumarate reductase iron-sulfur protein produces the protein MEVIFKIIRQQQNSVPVVQTYPLEVDPGNTILDCLNRIKWEQDGTLAFRKNCRNTICGSCAMRINGRSALACKENVGSEVARLQQIQSLTNTANPHLEITVAPLGNMPVIKDLVVDMSSFWDNLEAVAPYISTAARQIPEREFLQTPQERSLLDQTGNCIMCGACYSECNAREVNPDFVGPHALAKAYRMVADSRDSTTENRLENYNEGTKGVWGCTRCLYCDSVCPMEVAPLEQITKIKQEILTHKQKADTRSIRHRKVLVELVKEGGWIDERQFGLQVVGNYFRDLRGLLSLAPLGLRMIAKGKFPLSFEPSEGTEQVRSLIEAIQQTKSEV
- a CDS encoding cytochrome c oxidase subunit II, with product MKIPSSIWTLLIGIVLTLASLWYGQNHGLLPTAASDEAVLVDGLFNSMMTVSVGIFLIVEGVLIYSVFKYRRRAGDNEDGPPVEGNVPLEILWTAIPAIIVIGISVYSFDVYNEIGGFDPHAVHEAPINQSSMNMPGAAFAQRAGTALAATLTDTPPSTAPNLNQEKSDEAMQDPATAAVRNADQIPQLRNAPGVGSVAPTLGSSPDKAGQPASLAVNVTGLQYAWIFTYPETGITTGELHVPIGREVQINMTANDVIHAFWVPEFRLKQDAIPGRQSEIRFTPNKVGDYALICAELCGPYHGAMRSQVVVESQENFDKWMQKQLVASHETLNQAVAVNPANLTPDEFLAPYTKEMGIQPEILHQVHK
- a CDS encoding protoheme IX farnesyltransferase codes for the protein MIETNVSRHHETFLQVIQSYYQLTKPRIIPLLLITTAGSMWVAAKGQVDPLLLLVTLTGGTLAAASAQTINCIYDRDIDYDMERTRHRPMPSGRVQPRDALIFAIALAVLSFTLLTVFANLLAACLAFSGIVFYILIYTHWLKRHTTQNIVIGGAAGAIPALVGWAAVTNTLSWPAWLIFAIVFLWTPPHFWALALMIRDDYAKVGIPMLPVIAGATATVKQIWYYTLITVVATLLLFYPLHASGIIYAAIASGLGGLFIRKSWCLLQQPEDRTVAKDVFLYSISYMMLLCLAMVIDSLPITHHLVSTIIAQLHLFN
- a CDS encoding cytochrome oxidase assembly, which encodes MNEFVLKQQNDAAVEQQKPKEMIRRLVWRMSIATLILMAIGSATRVMNAGLACPDWPLCYGELVPAKQMNLQVFLEWFHRLDASLIGVSAIALAGLSWWHRRSLPVWLPWAASFALFLIVFQGILGGLTVTELLRFDIVTAHLGTALLFFTTLLVVGTALAPYQGTGNVGKLPWIGLAAAMLVYVQSLIGAIVGSRWALHQCFGTSELCSVMYSHIFGLVPPTVATLAVVLISWRTPALHPALRRLANMAGGLLVLQILLGVATFRLHLQVEPLTVSHQAIGAALLGTLVGFTVLALRDWAANREINSLSVGLATNSLHTPAKSSNP